From one Streptomyces sp. NBC_01478 genomic stretch:
- a CDS encoding zinc-binding alcohol dehydrogenase family protein, with product MSETWKSATMPAVAYRKSLPIDDAESLVDVELPVPQPGPRDLLVQVEAIAVNPVDYKVRQSNDPGGEWKVLGWDAAGTVVAVGEQVELFEVGDEVFYAGAIDRPGTNSRFHAVDERIVGRKPGTLSFAEAAALPLTSLTAWEGLFERLGLREGAAEETGTLLVTAAAGGVGAMVAQLARALTGLTVIGTASRPETVEFARRMGVTHVVDHHRPLPAQVAEVAPGGVDHIFGTAGTDRNLAAYAEMLKPFGGLIAIDDFGPVEIGLLKAKSISFHWELMFTRSLFKTPDQVTQHHILDRIAQLVDKGVLRTTATRDLGTINAAHLREAHRVLESGSAIGKVTLTGF from the coding sequence ATGAGCGAGACCTGGAAGTCGGCGACGATGCCCGCCGTCGCCTACCGCAAGAGCCTGCCGATCGACGACGCCGAGAGCCTGGTGGACGTCGAACTGCCCGTGCCGCAGCCGGGTCCGCGCGATCTGCTGGTCCAGGTCGAGGCGATCGCGGTCAACCCCGTCGACTACAAGGTCCGGCAGAGCAACGACCCGGGCGGCGAGTGGAAGGTGCTCGGCTGGGACGCCGCCGGCACGGTCGTCGCGGTCGGTGAGCAGGTGGAGCTGTTCGAGGTCGGGGACGAGGTCTTCTACGCCGGCGCGATCGACCGGCCGGGCACCAACTCCCGCTTCCACGCCGTGGACGAGCGCATCGTCGGCCGCAAGCCCGGCACTCTCTCCTTCGCCGAGGCGGCGGCGCTGCCGCTGACCTCCCTCACCGCCTGGGAGGGACTGTTCGAGCGCCTGGGCCTGCGCGAGGGCGCCGCCGAGGAGACCGGCACACTGCTGGTGACCGCCGCGGCGGGCGGTGTGGGGGCGATGGTGGCCCAACTGGCGCGTGCCCTCACCGGCCTGACCGTGATCGGCACCGCCTCCCGCCCGGAGACCGTCGAGTTCGCCCGCCGGATGGGCGTGACGCACGTGGTCGACCATCATCGCCCGCTGCCCGCGCAGGTGGCCGAGGTGGCGCCCGGCGGGGTCGACCACATCTTCGGCACCGCCGGTACGGACCGGAACCTCGCCGCGTACGCCGAGATGCTCAAGCCGTTCGGAGGGCTGATCGCCATCGACGACTTCGGTCCCGTCGAGATCGGCCTGCTGAAGGCGAAGAGCATCTCCTTCCACTGGGAACTCATGTTCACGCGCTCGCTGTTCAAGACCCCGGACCAGGTGACGCAGCACCACATCCTCGACCGGATCGCCCAGCTCGTGGACAAGGGCGTCCTGCGCACCACGGCGACCCGGGACCTCGGCACGATCAACGCCGCACATCTGCGCGAGGCGCATCGTGTCCTTGAGTCCGGGAGCGCCATCGGCAAGGTGACGCTCACCGGATTCTGA
- a CDS encoding anti-sigma factor family protein, which produces MNCEQELPELAAHAVGALDPAEEVRVDSHVRACPACATEVDGIRTTLAALRGLPVEETLGDWSGKLPELREAAVRAVLAQIPRTNSS; this is translated from the coding sequence GTGAACTGCGAGCAGGAGCTTCCCGAACTGGCTGCCCACGCCGTGGGAGCCCTCGATCCAGCGGAGGAGGTACGCGTCGACAGCCATGTGCGGGCGTGCCCGGCCTGCGCGACCGAGGTGGACGGGATCCGCACCACGCTCGCCGCCCTCCGGGGACTCCCGGTCGAGGAGACGCTGGGCGACTGGTCCGGAAAGCTCCCCGAACTGCGGGAAGCGGCGGTCCGCGCAGTCTTGGCGCAGATCCCGCGGACGAACAGTTCCTGA
- a CDS encoding SDR family NAD(P)-dependent oxidoreductase, with protein MQIDLTGRTALVTGSTQGIGAAIAAGLARSGARVGVNGRDERRVEEGVARLAAEVPGAVFVPVAADVANEEGAQRVLEALPEVDILVNNLGIFGSADPLEISDEEWRRYFEVNVLAAVRLTRMYLPGMTERGWGRIQYIASDSAIVIPAEMIHYGMSKTALLAVGRGFAKQAAGTGVTVNSVIAGPTHTGGVENFVYELVDRELPWDEAQREFMRKHRPQSLLQRLIEPEEIAHMVVYLSSEQASATTGGALRVDGGYIDSILP; from the coding sequence ATGCAGATCGATCTGACGGGACGCACCGCCCTGGTGACGGGCTCGACGCAGGGCATCGGTGCGGCGATCGCCGCCGGACTCGCGCGTTCCGGCGCCCGGGTGGGGGTGAACGGGCGGGACGAGCGGCGGGTCGAGGAGGGCGTGGCACGGCTGGCGGCGGAGGTGCCCGGTGCGGTCTTCGTCCCGGTGGCCGCCGACGTCGCGAACGAGGAGGGCGCGCAGCGTGTCCTGGAGGCGCTGCCGGAGGTCGACATCCTCGTCAACAACCTGGGCATCTTCGGATCCGCCGACCCGTTGGAGATCAGCGACGAGGAGTGGCGCCGCTACTTCGAGGTGAACGTGCTGGCTGCGGTCCGGCTGACCCGGATGTATCTGCCGGGCATGACGGAGCGAGGCTGGGGCCGGATCCAGTACATCGCGAGCGACTCGGCGATCGTCATCCCGGCCGAGATGATCCACTACGGCATGTCCAAGACCGCGCTCCTCGCCGTCGGCCGCGGCTTCGCGAAGCAGGCGGCGGGCACCGGGGTGACGGTCAACTCGGTCATCGCCGGTCCCACCCACACCGGCGGCGTCGAGAACTTCGTCTACGAACTCGTCGACCGCGAGCTGCCCTGGGACGAGGCCCAGCGCGAGTTCATGCGGAAGCACCGGCCGCAGTCCCTCCTGCAACGGCTGATCGAGCCCGAGGAGATCGCCCACATGGTCGTCTACCTCAGCTCCGAGCAGGCCTCGGCGACGACGGGCGGAGCGCTTCGGGTGGACGGGGGGTACATCGACTCGATCCTGCCCTGA
- a CDS encoding AfsR/SARP family transcriptional regulator, with product MRFRLLGRLELVTANGVVVPPGAVSRAIVGRLLLAHGAVVQRDTLVDELWEDRGTKNPVGALQVQMAKLRTAFAACGEDARLLFDHGGYRIVLGPEDEVDAAAFEAVVREGRDHLAAKEYRKAESTLRQGLSMWRGRALDGLTGRVFETERTRLEDLRLGALEDAATAGLELGRAQELIPELHALLSLAPLRERSRARLMLALYRCGRFAEALEVHDTGRRLLKSELGVAPSQELSALHAAILRHDPSLRQPESAREGRPAPLSDRLSAPHTDVRPTPGEGNLGRPLGPFVGRRKELTALCEVVDRERLVTVLGPGGVGKTRLALEVCALVQSSRCNVWWVDLAPADDANVLAVVASALGLSDTSVRPDQPPHDYMHRITSFLAGRSAVLALDNCEHLLDAVAPLVAALLGRCPALTVLTTSRAPLEVAAEVLFPLAPMPDEEAADLFGTRAAMIDPSFAPDEAALRDIRRLCRRLDGLPLAVELAAAHVRLLTVREIEARLDNRFTLLTKGERSAPARHRTLRAVLDWSYALLDTTEQRLLTELALYTGGCSLELLEAATPLPGAGSAELLHVLGQLVDKSLLVPVSTPDGNRLRMLETVREYALTRLREDGRAPEAEERLMAWAAHFVRDGSTGLSSRDQRQWTGRLTAESANIKAASDLMLARSRPAEALLLEARLGYFWFISGREEEGIDRLRRSLRAYDATAGRRIGEPTEDDEGALFHTIAWLTWLHHVAGHHKEASSYAERHKAAWEHAKNPDLAVLGLCYDALHAMLKGHDDVEKRFAVAEAAVVGTEFHWDRAVLQTNWSTYCLQHGDIEGARRHGLIAVAASRAADDDFARVFSLTLCGDADESDGLRDRAREQWTEAARILGAIGARTRWAYAVLRLVCLDIAEREFAVAEQRLVDVSRLADEVSADDLRAAVANLRGLLAFRDGRFADAERVFHGVWHCPQAPPGRRAVSAVGLAVLARFGPPSPTAPDDARAWIDRARRTHAGLLEPLARHAVGVMVDRLDTRHPPVAGEPASLCGPSVLAAFC from the coding sequence ATGCGTTTTCGACTGCTCGGCCGCCTGGAGCTGGTGACCGCCAACGGCGTGGTCGTCCCTCCCGGCGCCGTGTCCCGGGCGATCGTGGGACGGCTGCTGCTCGCCCACGGAGCGGTCGTGCAGCGTGACACCCTCGTCGACGAGCTGTGGGAGGACCGCGGGACCAAGAACCCGGTCGGCGCGCTCCAGGTCCAGATGGCCAAGCTGCGCACCGCCTTCGCGGCGTGCGGCGAGGACGCCCGCCTGCTGTTCGACCACGGCGGCTACCGGATCGTCCTGGGACCGGAGGACGAGGTCGACGCGGCCGCCTTCGAGGCCGTGGTCCGCGAGGGCCGTGACCACCTGGCCGCGAAGGAGTACCGGAAGGCCGAGAGCACCCTGCGGCAGGGACTGTCGATGTGGCGCGGTCGCGCCCTGGACGGCCTCACGGGACGGGTCTTCGAGACCGAGCGGACGCGCCTTGAGGATCTACGGCTGGGCGCGCTGGAGGACGCCGCCACCGCGGGCCTCGAACTCGGTCGCGCGCAGGAACTGATCCCCGAACTGCACGCCCTGCTGTCCCTCGCACCGCTCCGCGAGCGGTCCCGGGCCCGTCTCATGCTCGCGCTCTACCGCTGCGGGCGGTTCGCGGAGGCCCTTGAGGTCCACGACACGGGCCGCCGGCTCCTGAAGTCCGAACTCGGAGTCGCTCCCTCGCAGGAACTGAGCGCCCTGCACGCCGCGATACTCCGCCACGACCCGTCTCTCCGACAGCCCGAATCGGCACGCGAAGGGCGGCCGGCACCCCTCTCCGACCGACTGTCTGCGCCGCACACGGACGTCCGGCCCACCCCCGGCGAAGGCAACCTCGGCCGACCGCTCGGCCCGTTCGTCGGCAGGCGCAAGGAGCTGACCGCGCTGTGCGAGGTCGTCGACCGCGAGCGGCTGGTGACCGTGCTGGGCCCGGGAGGTGTCGGCAAGACACGCCTCGCCCTGGAGGTGTGCGCGCTGGTCCAGTCGTCCCGCTGCAACGTCTGGTGGGTCGATCTGGCCCCGGCCGACGACGCGAACGTGCTGGCGGTGGTCGCCTCCGCGCTCGGCCTGTCCGACACCTCCGTCCGGCCGGACCAGCCGCCGCACGACTACATGCACCGGATCACCTCGTTCCTGGCCGGACGGTCGGCCGTCCTCGCGCTCGACAACTGCGAGCACCTGCTCGACGCCGTCGCCCCGCTCGTGGCGGCACTGCTGGGCCGGTGTCCCGCGCTGACCGTCCTGACCACCAGCAGGGCACCGCTGGAGGTCGCGGCCGAGGTGCTGTTCCCCCTGGCGCCGATGCCGGACGAGGAGGCCGCGGACCTGTTCGGCACCCGTGCCGCCATGATCGACCCGTCCTTCGCCCCGGACGAGGCGGCGCTGCGGGACATCCGCCGCCTCTGCCGCAGGCTCGACGGACTGCCGTTGGCGGTGGAACTCGCCGCCGCGCACGTCCGGCTCCTGACCGTCCGGGAGATCGAGGCCCGCCTCGACAACCGCTTCACCCTGCTGACCAAGGGGGAACGCAGCGCGCCGGCCAGGCACCGCACCCTGCGTGCCGTACTCGACTGGAGCTACGCCCTCCTCGACACCACCGAACAGCGGCTGCTGACGGAACTGGCCCTGTACACGGGCGGCTGCTCCCTCGAACTCCTGGAGGCCGCCACTCCACTGCCCGGGGCGGGCAGTGCCGAACTCCTCCATGTGCTGGGGCAGTTGGTCGACAAGTCCCTGCTCGTCCCGGTCTCCACGCCCGACGGGAACCGGCTGCGGATGCTGGAGACGGTCCGCGAGTACGCGCTCACCCGGCTCCGGGAGGACGGCCGGGCGCCGGAAGCCGAAGAGCGCCTCATGGCGTGGGCCGCACACTTCGTCCGTGACGGCAGCACGGGTCTCTCCTCCCGTGACCAGCGGCAGTGGACCGGACGGCTCACCGCGGAGTCCGCCAACATCAAGGCGGCATCGGACCTGATGCTGGCCAGGTCCCGCCCGGCCGAGGCCCTGCTGCTGGAGGCGCGGCTGGGCTACTTCTGGTTCATCAGCGGCCGCGAGGAAGAGGGCATCGACCGACTCCGGCGCAGCCTGCGGGCCTACGACGCGACAGCGGGCCGGCGGATCGGGGAGCCCACGGAGGATGACGAGGGGGCGCTCTTCCACACCATCGCCTGGCTCACCTGGCTCCATCACGTCGCCGGCCATCACAAGGAGGCCAGTTCCTACGCCGAGAGACACAAGGCGGCCTGGGAACACGCGAAGAACCCCGACCTCGCCGTCCTGGGCCTCTGCTACGACGCGCTCCACGCGATGCTCAAGGGGCACGACGACGTCGAGAAGCGATTCGCCGTGGCGGAGGCCGCCGTAGTGGGCACGGAATTCCACTGGGACCGGGCGGTCCTGCAGACGAACTGGTCGACCTACTGCCTGCAGCACGGGGACATCGAGGGGGCCCGTCGGCACGGTCTGATCGCCGTGGCGGCGTCACGCGCGGCCGACGACGACTTCGCCCGGGTCTTCTCCCTCACTCTCTGCGGCGACGCGGACGAGAGCGACGGACTCCGTGACCGGGCCCGTGAGCAGTGGACCGAGGCGGCCCGCATCCTCGGTGCCATAGGCGCGCGCACCCGCTGGGCGTACGCCGTGCTCCGGCTGGTCTGCCTGGACATCGCCGAGCGGGAGTTCGCCGTGGCCGAGCAGCGGCTGGTGGACGTGAGCCGGCTCGCGGACGAGGTGAGTGCGGACGATCTCCGGGCGGCCGTGGCCAACCTGCGCGGGCTGCTGGCGTTCCGTGACGGCCGCTTCGCGGACGCGGAACGCGTCTTCCACGGAGTCTGGCACTGCCCGCAGGCGCCGCCCGGCCGCAGAGCGGTGTCGGCCGTCGGGCTGGCGGTCCTGGCGAGGTTCGGTCCGCCGAGCCCCACCGCCCCGGACGACGCACGGGCCTGGATCGACCGGGCGCGCCGGACGCACGCCGGACTGCTGGAGCCGCTCGCCCGGCACGCGGTGGGTGTGATGGTGGACAGGCTGGACACGCGGCACCCGCCCGTGGCCGGCGAGCCCGCCTCGCTCTGCGGCCCCTCGGTACTGGCCGCCTTCTGCTGA
- a CDS encoding FAD-binding oxidoreductase, translating into MTEYQGPTALGEDAVAELADRIEGSVLAPDDPGYTGAIAGFNLRSWQRPCLVVEAAGASDVRAAVAFAAARDLPVGVMATGHQPFPAADDFLLVTTRAMRTVEIDAERAVARVGAGALWADVVEPAQAAGLAPLNGSSPQVGVVGFTLGGGLSPFLGRSYGWAADHVVTIEVVTPDGVLRRVSAAAEPELFWGLRGGRSNFGIVTELEIGLFPVTSFYGGGIYFPAENVEAVLRAFPEVVRDAPDTFTCSVALLNFPPVPQIPEPLRGRFLAHVRVTHLGSDEEAEKLIAPFRALGEGILDTIGRHPYGAFDIVHSDPADPFPYEEQGALLAELPDRAVDSLVESAHVAAGGLVTVLEIRHLGGALADRPAAASPVAARDAVFNVWGATVGPPEVVDAGMAMLGGMVERLSPWSTGLTYTNFAGRDDRAENVFTAEDLARLRVLKRRYDPRNLFRVNNHNVAPAQR; encoded by the coding sequence ATGACCGAGTACCAGGGGCCGACCGCTCTTGGAGAGGACGCCGTCGCCGAACTGGCCGACCGGATCGAGGGATCCGTGTTGGCCCCGGACGACCCGGGCTACACAGGGGCGATCGCGGGGTTCAACCTGCGCTCGTGGCAGCGGCCCTGTCTGGTCGTCGAGGCGGCCGGTGCCTCCGATGTGCGGGCCGCGGTCGCTTTCGCCGCCGCGCGTGACCTGCCCGTCGGGGTCATGGCCACCGGGCACCAGCCGTTCCCCGCCGCGGACGACTTCCTGCTCGTCACGACGCGTGCGATGCGTACGGTCGAGATCGACGCCGAGCGCGCCGTGGCCCGCGTGGGCGCGGGCGCGCTCTGGGCGGACGTCGTGGAGCCCGCCCAGGCAGCGGGCCTGGCACCGCTGAACGGGTCCAGCCCCCAGGTGGGAGTCGTCGGCTTCACCCTCGGCGGCGGACTCAGCCCCTTCCTGGGCCGGTCCTACGGCTGGGCCGCCGACCACGTCGTCACGATCGAGGTCGTCACACCGGACGGCGTGCTGCGCCGTGTCTCCGCGGCGGCCGAACCGGAGCTGTTCTGGGGCCTGCGCGGCGGACGCAGCAACTTCGGGATCGTGACCGAGCTGGAGATCGGGCTCTTCCCCGTGACCTCCTTCTACGGCGGCGGGATCTACTTCCCCGCCGAGAACGTCGAGGCCGTGCTCCGCGCCTTCCCCGAGGTGGTCCGCGACGCGCCCGACACCTTCACCTGCTCCGTGGCGCTGCTCAACTTCCCGCCGGTCCCGCAGATCCCCGAACCGCTGCGCGGCCGCTTCCTCGCCCACGTCCGGGTGACCCACCTCGGCTCCGACGAGGAGGCCGAGAAGCTCATCGCGCCCTTCCGCGCCCTCGGCGAGGGCATCCTCGACACGATCGGCCGCCACCCCTACGGCGCGTTCGACATCGTGCACAGCGACCCGGCGGACCCCTTCCCGTACGAGGAACAGGGCGCCCTGCTGGCCGAGTTGCCGGACCGGGCCGTCGACTCCCTCGTGGAGAGCGCACACGTGGCCGCCGGTGGCCTCGTCACGGTCCTGGAGATCAGGCATCTCGGCGGAGCACTGGCCGACCGGCCGGCAGCGGCGAGCCCCGTCGCCGCGCGGGACGCCGTGTTCAACGTGTGGGGGGCGACCGTCGGACCGCCGGAGGTCGTCGACGCCGGCATGGCCATGCTGGGCGGGATGGTCGAACGCCTGAGCCCTTGGTCCACGGGTCTCACGTACACGAACTTCGCCGGTCGTGACGACCGGGCGGAGAACGTGTTCACCGCCGAGGACCTGGCACGACTGCGTGTCCTGAAGAGGCGCTACGACCCGCGCAATCTGTTCCGCGTCAACAACCACAACGTCGCTCCGGCCCAGCGGTGA
- a CDS encoding sigma-70 family RNA polymerase sigma factor, whose protein sequence is MRHSTVVRDTPQDGTGGTRDRARDEAFVRAVYDKHGVFLLRVTTGLLWGDSHQAQDVVQEAVLRAWQNADILDPDAEGIRPWLVTVVRNLVIDGYRARKARPPETVDTALNDLPGPESMEPALTKKLVREALADLTLQHREILVHVEFLDRSVARTATTLGIPPGTVKSRTHLALRALRAALAERGYTP, encoded by the coding sequence ATGAGGCACAGCACAGTAGTCCGGGACACACCGCAGGACGGGACCGGCGGAACTCGTGACAGGGCGCGCGACGAGGCGTTCGTCCGCGCCGTCTACGACAAGCACGGGGTGTTCCTGCTGAGAGTGACCACCGGACTGCTGTGGGGCGACAGCCATCAGGCCCAGGACGTGGTCCAGGAGGCCGTCCTGCGCGCCTGGCAGAACGCCGACATCCTCGATCCGGACGCCGAGGGCATACGGCCGTGGCTCGTCACGGTCGTCCGCAATCTCGTCATCGACGGCTACCGCGCCCGGAAGGCCCGCCCGCCGGAGACGGTCGACACCGCGCTGAACGACCTGCCGGGTCCGGAGTCCATGGAACCGGCCCTCACCAAGAAGCTCGTGCGCGAAGCCCTGGCGGACCTGACGTTGCAGCACCGCGAGATCCTCGTCCACGTCGAGTTCCTGGACCGGTCCGTGGCCCGCACGGCGACGACGCTGGGCATACCGCCGGGCACGGTCAAGTCCCGGACCCACCTGGCCCTCAGGGCCCTCCGCGCCGCGCTCGCCGAGCGGGGCTACACCCCCTGA
- a CDS encoding helix-turn-helix domain-containing protein, whose translation MSSDHAQSAERFATVTGAAARPSSVETPFLELLARGASADDYEQPVLLAHADGRPAGLIAGLEHAKALALRVRAEAEGRRRREAELSALFETAHDLAGLRDLDAVLRAIVQRARSLLGTDVAYLSLNDPARGDTCLRVTEGSVAARFQQLRPGTGEGLGGLVTQTARPYVTDDYFEDDRFQHTPTIDSGVRDEGLVAILGVPLMAGHRVVGVLFAADRRARVFEREQIALLGSFAALAAVAIDTTNLLTETRSALAGLERANEIIQDRSRVIERASDVHDRLAELVLRGGGGHDVAAAVSQVLDGIVEFTETDATPTSALEASRAEGHAVRHQDDWIAAVAVGGELLGALVLRGHPGLDPVDQRTLERAAMVTSLLLLARRSAAEAEQRVRGELLDDLLDARDRDPRLLRERASRLDADLDATHVVLAAGLDGTAADADQEAAARSRLRSAASHLAGTRHGLAAARDGGTVLLLPLDLGDTATDLARRTVGLLGAAVHEAVTVGASAPVEKPAARPDAVAAAYEEGRRCLDTLRLSGRTGDGADAEDFGFLGLLLAGDRDIGGFVERTIGQVVRYDERRGTELLHTLDAYFACGMSPARTKDDLHVHVNTVAQRLERVGRLLGEDWQEPGRALEVQLALKLRRLAGLGWR comes from the coding sequence ATGTCCAGCGATCACGCGCAGTCCGCCGAGCGTTTCGCCACCGTCACCGGTGCCGCAGCGCGACCGAGCAGTGTCGAAACGCCGTTCCTTGAGCTGCTGGCCAGGGGCGCCTCCGCCGACGACTACGAGCAGCCGGTGCTGCTCGCCCACGCCGACGGAAGACCGGCCGGGCTGATCGCCGGGCTCGAACACGCCAAGGCGCTCGCGCTGCGCGTCCGTGCGGAGGCGGAGGGCCGCCGACGGCGTGAGGCGGAGCTGTCCGCGCTCTTCGAGACGGCCCACGACCTCGCCGGACTGCGCGACCTGGACGCCGTACTGCGGGCGATAGTCCAGCGCGCCCGGTCCCTGCTCGGCACCGACGTGGCCTACCTCAGCCTCAACGACCCGGCCAGGGGCGACACTTGCCTGCGGGTGACCGAGGGGTCGGTCGCGGCCCGCTTCCAGCAACTGCGGCCGGGCACGGGGGAAGGGCTCGGCGGGCTCGTGACCCAGACGGCACGGCCGTACGTCACCGACGACTACTTCGAGGACGACCGCTTCCAGCACACCCCCACCATCGACTCCGGGGTACGGGACGAGGGGCTGGTGGCGATCCTCGGCGTGCCGCTGATGGCGGGACACCGTGTCGTCGGGGTGCTGTTCGCGGCGGACCGGCGGGCGCGGGTCTTCGAGCGGGAGCAGATCGCGCTGCTCGGCTCCTTCGCCGCGCTCGCCGCGGTAGCCATCGACACCACGAACCTGCTCACCGAGACCCGCTCGGCCCTCGCCGGACTGGAGCGCGCCAACGAGATCATCCAGGACCGCAGCCGAGTCATCGAGCGCGCCTCCGACGTCCACGACCGGCTCGCCGAACTCGTCCTGCGCGGCGGCGGGGGCCACGACGTGGCCGCCGCGGTCTCCCAAGTCCTCGACGGAATCGTCGAGTTCACCGAGACCGACGCCACACCCACGAGTGCGCTGGAGGCGTCCCGCGCGGAAGGGCACGCGGTGCGGCACCAGGACGACTGGATCGCGGCCGTCGCCGTCGGCGGCGAACTGCTCGGCGCACTCGTGCTGCGCGGTCACCCCGGCCTCGACCCCGTCGACCAGCGCACCCTGGAGCGCGCCGCCATGGTCACCTCCCTGCTGCTGCTCGCCCGACGGTCCGCCGCCGAGGCCGAACAGCGCGTCCGCGGCGAGCTGTTGGACGATCTGCTCGACGCCCGCGACCGCGACCCGCGCCTGCTGCGGGAGCGTGCGTCGAGGCTGGACGCCGACCTGGACGCCACCCATGTCGTACTCGCCGCCGGGCTGGACGGCACGGCTGCCGACGCCGACCAGGAGGCCGCCGCCCGCAGCCGCCTCCGCTCCGCCGCCTCGCATCTCGCGGGGACCCGGCACGGCCTCGCCGCCGCCCGCGACGGCGGCACCGTCCTGCTGCTGCCCCTCGACCTCGGCGACACCGCCACGGACCTGGCCCGACGTACCGTCGGCCTCCTGGGAGCGGCGGTCCACGAAGCGGTCACGGTGGGTGCCTCCGCGCCCGTCGAGAAACCCGCCGCCCGGCCCGATGCCGTGGCCGCCGCCTACGAGGAGGGGCGCCGCTGCCTCGACACGCTGCGGCTGTCGGGCCGTACCGGAGACGGGGCCGACGCCGAGGACTTCGGCTTCCTCGGGTTGCTCCTCGCCGGGGACCGCGACATCGGCGGCTTCGTCGAGCGGACCATCGGGCAGGTCGTGCGGTACGACGAGCGACGCGGCACGGAGCTGCTGCACACCCTCGACGCGTACTTCGCCTGCGGCATGAGCCCGGCCCGGACGAAGGACGACCTGCACGTCCACGTCAACACCGTCGCCCAGCGGCTGGAGCGCGTGGGCCGACTCCTCGGCGAGGACTGGCAGGAACCGGGACGCGCACTGGAGGTCCAACTCGCCCTGAAGTTACGGCGGTTGGCGGGACTGGGGTGGCGGTGA
- a CDS encoding Dabb family protein gives MIRNIVLFKLNEGLTRVSPAVTEGFELVKNLDREIPEIRQWEVGWHVFDETPASYDFAVNSLFDDTAAFQRYFNHPAHLAAIAHWMHHASWVVVDMHI, from the coding sequence ATGATCCGGAACATCGTCCTCTTCAAGCTCAATGAAGGTCTCACCCGGGTGTCCCCCGCGGTGACGGAGGGATTCGAGCTCGTGAAGAACCTCGACCGGGAGATCCCCGAGATCCGGCAGTGGGAAGTCGGCTGGCACGTGTTCGACGAGACGCCCGCCTCCTACGACTTCGCCGTGAACAGCCTGTTCGACGACACCGCCGCCTTCCAGCGGTATTTCAACCACCCCGCGCACCTGGCCGCCATCGCCCACTGGATGCACCACGCTTCGTGGGTGGTCGTCGACATGCACATCTAG